A single Aspergillus chevalieri M1 DNA, chromosome 3, nearly complete sequence DNA region contains:
- a CDS encoding IQ calmodulin-binding motif domain protein (COG:T;~EggNog:ENOG410PJ8P;~InterPro:IPR008862;~PFAM:PF05794), producing MRRNSDIEIHLPDADPAVAPESMDEPDVEMSSEKPTAPLSLPAHIAARFYRKSTAARRSSVASSRRSSISSLHSHHSNASTRGASPTDHIAQHVRRTSILESRKARLADRTLHAEKVRRRATLSKAATKNMHREERALAAHQSRERLLAEITAKCEEEVRRAKKIAEDNREKKAAEHDRLRLEMAEKFAETERRRMLYQRSHRRQRTSSLPVTEEKKMAREVTRSLTQDAAAKTIQRVWKTYHARTIMQQFQTLGINVGNINNMIFEDVGALLSEDRVLDTMARVLRLCGLQDMTNGTMGGRGAVRTFLSSYLIFTHPKEVLSSNGEQEQDLIAKARELLAAFEQVTSLLLSGCCSPSTISTELQTLYEAYNVFFSAFHAWKSHDSSVLTEIMLAQFVELELIWQTVKDDRAGGVADDYREGIRQNQITLLARLKRLVGSEKAMQMVRDVLKKAKRAKKRSASKQAIPRSATEGTASNEALTDGVTSPISETFNNVDSSVLRELDQQRISPHEHFSKMLTALPENRTLVHELLVNKEFRVDETQYTEPRRHIMQHMCAMMRKDVEAGLGVNWTIAMATVVQDRLLRSLRPGNSLHVLISEVLDPKLVENQCKAGAFSYENFFAFMHTILPKLCAPYRDPQVHAFAEDKSGDAIDRLTRLMGIIDLLSLDHTNFMIRVAAPQLIQEGPGYEQRAFDKGLQDGTIDLGKTRRFWRTHRQVIVDEMKKRDPDNVNGEPRPPAPRIYAQGLSDLVLSNAAVSNDLIPETLELDRHRLHVLHATAYRIVATASILLTAKNLLKRDVRSQWKAEADRILSLDFNDITPGRVQSILESTHPMPSSASAQLAATIRRVLGPVATACEAASSLPPSLPQTTVEANANGDSSMQDSSSFSGEEGEPANHDSSNGSGSAASSFSDPVARLILSRLRAHVLSRLSASSASERVRTTTTASQSLAGAGMPEFVNAVGKLVEELEKVREVDWLCHGVFYERILDEGVSLGQ from the coding sequence ATGCGTCGAAACTCTGATATAGAGATTCACCTTCCGGACGCTGATCCCGCCGTTGCACCGGAGTCCATGGATGAGCCGGACGTGGAAATGTCATCGGAAAAGCCAACAGCACCGCTAAGCTTACCCGCTCATATCGCTGCTCGTTTTTACCGGAAATCCACCGCAGCCAGACGCTCTTCGGTAGCTTCGTCTCGGCGGAGTTCGATTTCTTCCCTCCATTCCCATCATTCAAATGCATCCACCCGGGGCGCATCTCCGACGGATCACATTGCGCAACACGTCCGCCGTACATCTATCCTCGAGAGCCGCAAGGCCAGACTTGCAGACCGCACATTGCATGCAGAAAAAGTGAGAAGACGGGCTACTCTTTCCAAAGCCGCTACAAAAAACATGCACCGAGAGGAGAGAGCGCTAGCCGCTCACCAGTCGCGGGAGCGATTGCTGGCAGAAATCACGGCAAAATGTGAGGAGGAAGTCCGACGGGCAAAGAAGATAGCGGAAGACAACCGGGAAAAGAAGGCTGCGGAACATGACCGATTACGCCTGGAAATGGCGGAGAAGTTTGCAGAGACCGAAAGACGACGGATGCTCTATCAGCGGAGCCACCGGCGTCAGCGTACGAGTAGCCTGCCGGTTacagaggaaaagaagatggcTCGGGAGGTAACAAGGTCATTGACCCAAGATGCGGCAGCAAAAACAATTCAGCGAGTCTGGAAAACATATCATGCGAGAACAATTATGCAACAATTTCAGACCCTGGGCATCAACGTCGGGAATATCAACAACATGATTTTCGAGGATGTCGGGGCGCTGCTCTCAGAGGACCGGGTGTTGGATACCATGGCCCGAGTGCTTCGTCTCTGTGGTTTGCAAGATATGACGAACGGGACGATGGGCGGTCGAGGAGCCGTCCGCACGTTTCTGAGCAGCTATCTCATTTTCACACATCCCAAAGAGGTTTTGAGCAGTAATGGGGAACAGGAGCAGGACCTGATTGCCAAAGCGCGGGAGTTACTCGCAGCCTTTGAACAGGTCACATCGTTGCTTCTGTCTGGCTGCTGCTCTCCATCAACTATCTCTACGGAACTCCAAACGTTGTACGAGGCATACAACGTCTTCTTTTCTGCATTCCATGCCTGGAAATCGCACGACTCGAGTGTTCTAACCGAGATCATGCTTGCTCAGTTCGTCGAGTTGGAGTTGATATGGCAGACGGTCAAGGATGACCGGGCCGGTGGTGTTGCAGATGATTATCGAGAAGGGATCCGGCAAAACCAGATTACACTTCTGGCCCGGCTGAAGCGACTCGTGGGTTCCGAAAAAGCGATGCAAATGGTGCGTGATGTTTTGAAGAAGGCCAAACGCGCGAAGAAGCGGAGCGCATCCAAACAAGCTATACCGCGATCGGCAACCGAAGGGACAGCTTCGAATGAAGCGCTGACGGATGGCGTTACGTCTCCGATTAGCGAGACGTTCAACAACGTAGACAGCTCAGTTTTACGGGAGCTGGACCAACAGCGAATTTCGCCGCATGAGCATTTCAGCAAGATGCTCACGGCTCTGCCGGAGAATCGCACGTTGGTCCACGAACTCCTCGTCAATAAAGAATTTAGGGTCGACGAGACCCAATACACTGAACCGCGCAGACACATCATGCAACACATGTGCGCCATGATGAGGAAGGACGTGGAAGCAGGCCTGGGCGTGAATTGGACCATCGCGATGGCCACGGTGGTCCAAGACCGGCTTTTGCGTTCGCTTCGGCCAGGCAACTCGCTGCACGTACTGATTAGTGAGGTTCTCGATCCTAAACTGGTGGAGAACCAGTGCAAGGCTGGCGCATTCTCTTATGAGAATTTCTTTGCGTTTATGCATACCATCCTGCCGAAATTGTGTGCGCCATACCGGGATCCCCAGGTCCACGCATTTGCTGAAGATAAGTCCGGGGATGCCATCGACCGTCTCACGCGGTTAATGGGGATCATCGATCTTCTGTCGCTGGATCACACGAATTTCATGATTCGGGTCGCCGCTCCTCAACTCATCCAGGAGGGTCCTGGGTACGAGCAGCGTGCATTTGACAAGGGCCTCCAGGATGGCACAATAGACTTAGGGAAGACACGGCGATTTTGGCGGACACATCGGCAGGTAATCGTGGACGAGATGAAGAAGCGGGATCCAGATAATGTCAACGGGGAACCCCGGCCTCCAGCCCCAAGGATCTACGCGCAGGGTCTTTCTGATTTGGTCCTCAGCAATGCTGCCGTTTCTAACGACCTGATCCCGGAGACTTTGGAATTAGACCGTCAtcggctgcatgtcctgcaTGCGACAGCATATAGGATCGTGGCTACGGCGTCGATTCTCCTGACAGCCAAGAACCTACTTAAGCGTGATGTGCGGTCACAGTGGAAGGCTGAAGCGGACCGGATTTTATCGCTGGACTTCAATGATATTACGCCGGGGCGAGTGCAGTCAATCTTGGAGTCGACGCACCCCATGCCCTCCAGTGCTAGTGCACAGTTGGCGGCGACCATTCGGCGGGTCCTGGGACCAGTTGCTACTGCATGTGAGGctgcctcttctcttcctccctctTTGCCCCAGACAACGGTTGAGGCCAATGCGAACGGCGACTCCTCCATGCAAGACTCGTCCTCGTTCTCCGGAGAGGAAGGGGAGCCCGCCAACCATGACTCAAGTAACGGATCAGGATCAGCTGCGAGCAGTTTCAGCGATCCTGTAGCCCGACTGATCCTTTCCCGTCTTCGCGCACATGTTCTCTCTCGCCTCAGTGCATCGAGTGCCAGCGAGAGGGTGCGGACGACGACCACTGCAAGTCAGAGTCTGGCGGGAGCTGGCATGCCCGAGTTTGTCAATGCGGTTGGCAAGCTGGTGGAAGAACTGGAGAAGGTCCGGGAGGTGGACTGGCTTTGTCATGGCGTTTTCTATGAAAGGATATTGGATGAAGGCGTTTCTTTGGGCCAGTGA
- a CDS encoding RING finger and CHY zinc finger domain-containing protein (COG:O;~EggNog:ENOG410PJ32;~InterPro:IPR001841,IPR017921,IPR008913,IPR037275, IPR039512,IPR037274,IPR013083;~PFAM:PF13445,PF05495,PF14599,PF13639;~go_function: GO:0008270 - zinc ion binding [Evidence IEA]) codes for MSGLISSLLIEPVIRRTRHLSSQTDTSTSGHSGSDSPPSSQCRTEPYPLSDDNGSREITMSDRNQEYMGLGCGYAGPGNDPANLPTTSTLDSGATRDGRRADTAPSSDLGNGSDNFQSIGDDLVSPGSGPAPSERSAEAFITLTQTSNNHERRRSQSRESDMDESGWQFALPEDDGMGVLRRKIHTIRDMKSSSAEKARMVHELMTEKYNASRGYPDNLHPPLLVSSSSQTPERSSAPIFHREEPSFDHPLSPTVALDQPNDNPYNLTEEDLKPTFFPKDEPESPVLDAEDMDIEEFEETAMLGCQHYKRNVKLQCVACKKWYTCRFCHDDVEDHHLIRHKTENMLCMICGHAQPAAHICEKCGEQAAQYFCEVCKLWDNNSKKSIYHCADCGICRIGQGLGKDFFHCKTCSVCLPISIENTHRCIERSTQCDCPICGDYMFTSPETVVVMRCGHSIHHRCLSDYSKSSYRCPICSKTITNMESTFRNLDRTIYSQPMPEEFKDTRALVYCNDCGAKSVVEYHWLGLKCDMCESYNTAQLRLLHGNLLESPEQDLESRHVSASRARSSSHGAEEALSQTMAPLRINTNSVQGTSFPQQSLPSSADPSGRFLSYSLTRDRAVSPVISNYFGLPPNRENDDKSISTSLFGSRTQTDTGNDHGGELRIWGTKLKYSYGFLSRETESVDGEEAVESSDASVSEDDEDDEEREEEDDDDDDDSIDIFGHR; via the exons ATGAGCGGGCTTATCTCCTCTTTGCTGATCGAACCCGTCATTCGTCGGACCCGTCACCTCTCGTCCCAGACGGATACTAGTACTAGCGGCCATTCGGGATCGGATTCCCCTCCGAGCTCTCAGTGCAGAACAGAACCATATCCCCTGTCGGATGACAATGGCAGCAGGGAAATTACCATGTCGGATCGGAACCAAGAGTATATGGGACTAGGGTGTGGATATGCAGGGCCCGGAAATGACCCCGCCAATTTACCGACGACGTCAACGCTGGACTCGGGGGCGACTCGAGACGGGCGCAGGGCGGATACTGCCCCTTCAAGCGATCTAGGAAATGGCTCAGATAATTTTCAGTCGATTGGAGACGACCTGGTATCCCCAGGCTCTGGGCCTGCTCCTTCCGAACGGAGCGCCGAGGCATTCATTACGCTAACGCAGACATCCAACAACCATGAAAGGAGACGCTCACAAAGCCGTGAGTCTGATATGGACGAATCTGGCTGGCAGTTCGCACTTCCGGAAGATGATGGAATGGGCGTGTTGAGAAGGAAGATTCACACTATTCGAGACATGAAATCTAGCAGCGCAGAGAAAGCCCGGATGGTccacgagttgatgacaGAGAAATACAACGCTTCGAGGGGGTATCCTGATAACCTACACCCGCCATTACTAGTTTCTTCGAGTTCCCAGACCCCTGAACGATCCTCGGCTCCTATATTCCATAGGGAAGAGCCATCGTTCGATCATCCGTTATCCCCGACAGTTGCTCTAGACCAACCGAATGATAACCCGTATAATCTAACAGAGGAAGACCTGAAGCCAACCTTCTTTCCGAAAGATGAACCGGAATCACCTGTGCTTGACGCGGAAGACATGGACATCGAGGAGTTCGAAGAAACAGCTATGCTGGGTTGTCAGCACTATAAGCGGAATGTGAAACTTCAGTGTGTTGCTTGCAAGAAATGGTACACTTGTCGGTTTTGCCATGACGATGTTGAGGATCACCACCTTATTCGACACAAGACGGAGAACATGCTATGCATGATCTGTGGACATGCTCAGCCTGCTGCCCATATTTGTGAAAAGTGCGGCGAACAAGCTGCACAATATTTTTGCGAGGTTTGTAAGCTGTGGGATAACAACAGCAAAAAGAGTATATACCATTGCGCGGATTGTGGCATTTGTCGTATAGGCCAAGGATTGGGCAAGGACTTTTTCCATTGCAAG ACATGCAGCGTATGCTTGCCTATATCGATTGAAAACACCCATCGTTGTATCGAACGGTCTACTCAATGTGATTGTCCCATCTGCGGAGATTATATGTTCACCTCGCCGGAGACTGTGGTCGTGATGCGATGTGGACATAGTATTCACCACAGGTGCCTTTCGGACTACTCGAAAAGCTCATATCGCTGCCCAATCTGTAGCAAGACTATTACGAACATGGAATCTACGTTTCGAAATTTAGATCGCACCATATACAGTCAGCCCATGCCagaagagttcaaggataCGAGGGCTCTAGTCTACTGTAATGACTGTGGAGCAAAGTCCGTCGTGGAATACCATTGGCTGGGACTCAAATGCGATAT GTGCGAGTCATATAACACAGCCCAGCTCCGACTTTTACATGGTAACCTTCTCGAGTCTCCGGAACAGGACCTTGAAAGCAGACATGTTTCGGCTTCTAGAGCGAGGTCATCGTCCCATGGCGCAGAGGAAGCCTTGTCGCAAACAATGGCACCGCTACGGATTAATACCAACTCCGTGCAGGGAACGAGCTTTCCACAGCAAAGTCTACCTTCGTCTGCCGACCCAAGTGGCCGGTTTTTGTCATATAGCCTTACTCGTGATCGCGCTGTGTCTCCTGTGATCAGCAATTATTTTGGCTTACCGCCCAACCGTGAAAATGACGACAAATCGATATCAACGTCTCTTTTTGGGAGCCGGACACAAACAGACACCGGAAATGACCATGGCGGCGAGCTCCGCATATGGGGAACTAAACTCAAATACAGCTATGGTTTCCTCAGTCGAGAAACAGAATCGGTCGATGGTGAAGAAGCCGTGGAGTCGTCAGATGCGAGTGTATcagaggatgatgaagacgacgaggagcgagaggaggaggatgacgatgacgacgacgataGTATTGATATTTTCGGACATCGATGA
- a CDS encoding uncharacterized protein (COG:S;~EggNog:ENOG410PRXG) encodes MDQRAVVHAYRHLYRQGLKALHYSVPARHVLLNTLRSGFRSSSPNDFDSQRIANTVRFLQQATDVAGLEHKILKNLIIIRYWEQPQVRKNARVLKGIGIEGSEAHARKDANEQFELTLVLLNESLGTCLK; translated from the exons ATGGACCAGCGAGCTGTTGTCCACGCATACCGTCATCTCTATCGGCAAGGTCTCAAGGCGCTTCATTATTCTGTACCTGCACGACATGTCCTGCTCAATACCTTGCGATCCGGATTTCGTTCGTCCTCGCCAAACGATTTTGATTCGCAAAGAATTGCAAACACTGTGCGCTTTCTCCAGCAGGCAACTGATGTCGCGGGCCTCGAGCACAAGATCCTGAAGAATTTGATAATCATTAGGTATTGGGAACAACCGCAAGTGAGGAAAAATGCTCGAGT CTTAAAAGGTATAGGGATTGAAGGAAGTGAGGCCCATGCCCGCAAAGATGCCAATGAACAGTTTGAGTTGACGCTCGTGCTTCTAAACGAGAGCTTAGGGACATGCCTAAAATGA
- a CDS encoding DUF2293 domain-containing protein (COG:S;~EggNog:ENOG410PI5C;~InterPro:IPR018744;~PFAM:PF10056), protein MVRVFRRHASASARRAPSRTAKRNAQKHKVIMESITQEKKKLRSVISFETKAPPGYTFISAGNPQVTNACKELCRKDGLKIYAVTTTPHMRAHNLSQHVHRIGFHFPSAVVATVCMNLGLSLTAAGRVVPVHGVGGHIRSDSQELSQIEINTEARDALRDLFPNIPDNDLNQIIKTAFQKGQQKVGTALELPLARRAQLAVVAHIRHVYTNYDRLLKMTSFHEARSLVEESTLAKLVAWRGDDENGKTVLEDVFREVIVISDDDDDTESDEDENGPPSTKRDHSVEYVSSRARAVELPTKQIDFADPASRAPIRELSEDEAPSGFRVIPQVPKRNKVDRRGFSRYQAWDRAINRYRDFANATDTRLYGSSTDQQRPYSLQQPPHGVEVGTGSMDQPTSFVYTAVPPIHRVHSSLEHPSQGNPDIAQPTDIAPLRREPVLRDGHDPFRQFGLTDVPILNNPQGFHDGNKFRVGHQPRLLASSHTRNVDAQDRVLPSIENPSSPRRPVSGRLDGLREGIPRSLPIRSVTPQRLPHQNDLHNTSGDNSNGQQFPKRRRIAYYEPVNGNPRSGIAPGVVESVVSNVLTDTPTGPRYAPYEVAPENHSSREDLHLHRNFITPTGLSTTGCWPQHRGSPVHANPSFELRRVDGQKVYAAHSHSAEVSKGSYAIPSTPAHAVAVDDSHRRPVQISFDPKAPPFHLGNHDYSRSRLLEDSQLQAPTWRDRDDERFTDISNRRHLYADDFVRPVPYEPEPLEYTMQRPRVAETSHPSRVWVHDGEHRDGHIDTRAPVTYRDHRPLDHRAAPFHGYATFEDTHRPLGSDRVLGSSSQKQQYEESWNSARHVHSHSQYTPHAQIWERPTYVRRVERPEPPHPIPDNRPIVIVD, encoded by the exons ATGGTACGAGTGTTCAGGAGGCATGCTTCGGCTTCGGCCAGGCGTGCACCAAGCAGGACCGCCAAAAGGAATGCTCAGAAACATAAAGTGATCATGGAATCTATCAcgcaagaaaagaaaaaactcCGGAGTGTC ATTTCGTTTGAAACAAAAGCGCCCCCAGGTTATACCTTCATTTCAGCAGGCAATCCTCAGGTCACAAACGCTTGTAAAGAGCTTTGTCGCAAAGATGGTTTGAAGATCTATGCTGTTACG ACAACCCCTCACATGCGCGCCCACAATCTCTCTCAACACGTGCACCGGATTGGATTTCACTTTCCAAGTGCGGTTGTTGCTACTGTATGTATGAATCTGGGGTTATCTCTCACAGCAGCAGGGAGGGTTGTGCCCGTCCATGGTGTTGGCGGTCACATTAGATCCGACAGCCAAGAACTCTCTCAGATAGAGATCAACACTGAGGCCAGAGACGCTCTAAGGGATCTCTTCCCTAACATACCAGACAACGATTTGAACCAGATAATCAAAACAGCATTTCAGAAG GGCCAACAAAAAGTTGGCACAGCCCTTGAATTGCCACTCGCTCGCCGTGCGCAGTTGGCAGTAGTGGCACACATTCGTCATGTTTACACTAATTACGACCGTCTGTTGAAGATGACCTCTTTCCACGAAGCAAGAAGCCTAGTTGAGGAATCAACGTTGGCAAAATTGGTGGCATGGCGTGGAGATGACGAAAATGGGAAAACAGTCCTGGAGGATGTTTTTAGGGAAGTCATTGTTATctctgatgatgatgatgacactGAGTCTGACGAAGACGAAAACGGCCCGCCGTCTACCAAGCGGGATCATAGTGTGGAATATGTATCCAGCAGAGCACGCGCCGTGGAACTCCCAACAAAACAGATTGACTTTGCGGATCCAGCTTCGCGGGCCCCCATACGAGAGTTGTCCGAGGATGAGGCACCATCAGGCTTCCGTGTTATTCCACAAGTACCCAAAAGGAACAAGGTCGATCGCCGGGGATTCAGCAGATACCAGGCCTGGGACCGTGCTATCAATCGTTACAGAGATTTTGCAAACGCCACTGACACCAGGCTTTATGGCAGCTCAACTGACCAGCAGAGACCTTACTCCCTACAGCAACCACCACATGGTGTTGAAGTAGGCACAGGATCTATGGATCAACCTACATCCTTCGTGTACACTGCAGTGCCGCCCATACACCGT GTGCACTCATCGTTGGAACACCCCAGTCAAGGAAATCCAGATATTGCCCAACCAACTGATATTGCACCGTTGAGGCGAGAGCCAGTTCTTCGAGATGGACATGACCCGTTCCGTCAATTTGGCTTGACCGATGTACCCATTCTTAATAACCCCCAAGGATTTCATGATGGTAATAAATTCCGAGTTGGGCACCAACCCAGGCTACTGGCTTCTTCCCATACCAGGAATGTGGATGCCCAGGATCGTGTTTTACCTTCCATTGAAAATCCTTCTTCACCCAGGCGTCCAGTCAGTGGCAGGTTAGATGGCCTACGCGAAGGGATTCCCCGGAGCCTGCCAATTCGCTCAGTGACGCCACAGCGTCTTCCACACCAAAATGATCTTCATAATACTAGTGGGGACAACTCCAATGGCCAACAATTTCCCAAGAGAAGGCGAATAGCTTATTACGAACCCGTCAATGGGAATCCGCGGTCAGGGATTGCACCTGGTGTTGTTGAATCAGTCGTTTCAAATGTTCTCACAGATACCCCCACTGGACCACGATACGCCCCCTATGAAGTTGCTCCAGAAAATCACTCCTCCCGGGAAGACTTACACCTACATAGGAATTTCATTACCCCAACCGGCTTATCTACTACAGGATGTTGGCCACAGCACCGGGGCTCCCCTGTTCATGCCAACCCTAGCTTTGAACTTAGACGTGTTGATGGGCAAAAGGTTTATGCTGCTCATAGTCATTCAGCCGAAGTTTCTAAAGGATCATATGCAATTCCGTCGACACCAGCCCATGCCGTTGCCGTGGATGATAGTCATAGGCGACCAGTACAAATCTCTTTCGATCCAAAGGCACCCCCTTTTCACCTTGGAAACCATGATTATAGTCGCTCCAGACTACTTGAGGACTCACAACTGCAAGCCCCGACATGGAGAGACAGAGATGATGAGCGCTTCACCGATATTTCTAATAGGAGGCACCTTTATGCAGATGATTTTGTCCGCCCGGTTCCATACGAACCGGAGCCCCTGGAATACACCATGCAACGTCCACGTGTTGCAGAAACTTCTCATCCATCTAGGGTCTGGGTTCATGATGGCGAGCATAGAGATGGGCATATTGATACTAGGGCACCAGTCACGTATCGCGATCATCGACCGTTGGATCATCGCGCGGCACCTTTCCATGGGTATGCAACCTTTGAAGACACGCATAGGCCCCTAGGCAGTGACAGGGTACTTGGATCATCGTCACAGAAACAGCAGTACGAAGAATCTTGGAATTCTGCACG GCATGTGCACAGCCATTCTCAATATACACCGCATGCTCAGATCTGGGAACGTCCTACTTACGTGAGGAGGGTTGAACGCCCAGAACCACCCCATCCTATTCCGGATAACAGACCTATCGTCATTGTGGATTGA
- the ATX1 gene encoding copper metallochaperone ATX1 (COG:P;~EggNog:ENOG410PRUT;~InterPro:IPR006121,IPR036163,IPR017969;~PFAM:PF00403;~go_function: GO:0046872 - metal ion binding [Evidence IEA];~go_process: GO:0030001 - metal ion transport [Evidence IEA]): protein MSDHQYKFNVSMSCGGCSGAVERVLKKLEGVKSFEVKLDSQTADVVTEPSVSYDTVLATIKKTGKAVNSGEADGQKMTV from the exons ATGTCGGACCATCAATACAAGTTCAACGtctccatgagctgtggCGGCTGCTCCGGTGCCGTGGAGCGAGTCCTGAAGAAGCTCGAGG GTGTCAAATCCTTCGAAGTCAAGTTGGACTCCCAAACCGCCGACGTCGTTACCGAGCCGTCTGTGTCGTACGATACCGTTTTGGCAACAATCAAGAAGACAGGAAAGGCCGTTAATAGTGGTGAAGCTGATGGGCAGAAGATGACCGTTTGA